In Solanum stenotomum isolate F172 chromosome 6, ASM1918654v1, whole genome shotgun sequence, one DNA window encodes the following:
- the LOC125868429 gene encoding ATP-dependent helicase rhp16-like — translation MVNYVIVGLIIHADEANNLLNEAQSSGFVDTDLIAEVLWPNITKGRRSNRTKGEWSIKIKEEKVEEDGVMNDVGNGGDHVLMCHIWKEENDRETILVYHGANREKNICRFAEYDFVITTYSTVETEYRKNIMILHSMNWNRIILDEAHCVKDIRSNTTRAILALESSFKWALSGTPLQNRVGELYSLVRFLQIIPYSYYFCEDCDCRALDNSNSFECPHCHHQSFRHFCWWNRYIASPIQFQGNHRFGRDAMVLLKHKILKTIMLRRTKKGRAADLGLPPRIVTFRKDCFDVKEEDYYRSLWDESRAQLNTYIQAGTLMNNYANIFNLLTRMRQAVDHPYLVEYSSSALARSERTTNVGYVEQPCGLCHNPVEDPIVSSCKHVFCKSCLINFTVTVGQLSCPSCFKSITVDFTANDQKTKATIKGFRSSSILNKICLDNFQTNTKIEALREEIRFMIERDGSTKAIVFSQFTSFLDLIHYSLQKSGISCVQLDGSMTMTARDSAITRFTNDPDCIIFLMSLKVGGLSLNLTVASHVFLMDPWWNAAVEMQAQDRIRRIGQYKPIRIVRFVIQNTIEERILELQEKKKLLFEGTVGGDSEALEKLTEADLKFLFVT, via the exons ATGGTTAATTATGTGATTGTTGGTTTAATCATCCATGCAGATGAAGCTAATAATTTGTTGAATGAAGCCCAATCTAGTGGATTTGTTGATACTGATTTAATTGCGGAAGTACTTTGGCCCAATATAACAAAAGGAAGGAGATCAAATAGAACAAAGGGTGAATGgagtattaaaataaaagaagagaagGTAGAAGAAGATGGTGTAATGAATGATGTAGGGAATGGCGGTGACCATGTATTGATGTGTCATATATGGAAAGAAGAGAACGATAG AGAGACAATTCTTGTATATCATGGTGCCAACAGGGAGAAAAATATTTGCAGGTTTGCGGAATATGATTTTGTTATCACTACCTACTCAACTGTGGAGACTGAGTACAGGAAAAATATCATGATTTTGCACTCTATGAATTGGAATCGTATTATTTTGGATGAG GCCCATTGTGTGAAAGATATACGCAGCAACACTACAAGAGCTATTCTTGCGCTAGAATCTTCTTTTAAGTGGGCCTTAAGTGGTACTCCCCTACAGAACCGTGTAGGAGAGCTGTACTCACTT GTCCGTTTCTTACAAATTATTCCTTACTCGTACTACTTCTGTGAAGATTGTGATTGCAGAGCTCTCGATAATAG taactcATTCGAGTGTCCACATTGCCACCACCAATCCTTTCGACACTTTTGCTGGTGGAATAGA TATATTGCCTCACCCATACAATTTCAAGGGAATCATAGGTTTGGTAGAGATGCGATGGTTTTGTTgaaacacaaaattttaaaaaccatAATGCTTAGACGTACGAAAAAGGGAAGGGCTGCTGATCTTGGACTTCCTCCAAGGATC GTTACCTTCCGCAAAGATTGTTTCGATGTTAAAGAAGAAGACTACTACAGATCACTGTGGGATGAAAGTCGGGCACAATTAAATAC ATACATTCAAGCTGGTACGTTGATGAATAACTATGCTAACATTTTTAATCTACTCACACGCATGCGACAG GCAGTTGATCATCCTTACCTTGTGGAATACTCAAGTTCTGCTTTGGCTAGAAGTGAAAGAACAACTAATGTTGGCTATGTTGAACAACCATGTGGTTTATGTCACAATCCAGTAGAAGATCCAATCGTGAG TTCTTGCAAACATGTCTTTTGCAAGTCATGTCTGATAAATTTTACTGTAACCGTGGGACAACTTTCATGCCCTTCATGTTTTAAATCAATTACAGTGGATTTCACGGCAAACGATCAGAAAACTAAAGCAACTATCAAAGGATTTAGGTCCTCAAGTATATTGAACAAAATTTGTCTTGATAATTTTCAGACAAACACAAAAATAGAAGCTTTG AGAGAAGAAATAAGGTTCATGATTGAAAGAGATGGTTCCACAAAGGCAATAGTCTTCAGCCAATTCACATCATTTTTGGATCTGATACACTATTCTCTACAGAAG TCGGGCATTAGTTGTGTTCAATTAGATGGATCCATGACTATGACTGCAAGAGATTCTGCAATTACAAGATTTACCAACGATCCAGATTGCATTATATTTCTTATGAGCTTGAAAGTCGGAGGTCTTTCCCTGAATCTTACAGTGGCATCACACGT TTTTTTGATGGATCCTTGGTGGAATGCTGCTGTGGAGATGCAAGCCCAAGATAGAATCCGTCGAATAGGGCAGTATAAACCAATCAG GATTGTGAGATTTGTGATTCAGAATACAATCGAGGAGAGGATCTTAGAGttgcaagagaagaaaaagcTACTTTTTGAAGG GACGGTCGGTGGTGATTCTGAGGCATTGGAGAAATTAACAGAGGCAGACTTGAAGTTCTTGTTTGTAACCTAA